GGTGACAAACGAGTGAGTAACTACACCAGGCAGAGCACGGGAAAGGGGAGAAGAGGACGCAGGGGAGAAGCTTTCACACTTGGGATGACTTTCTACCAGGAGAAACTTCAGTCCACTCTGGCAGGAGGGCAAGGCAACTGAGGGAGCTTCATCAACTCTTCACTTCTCTTGTAAGCTGCGTGTAACCTTTGACTTTGTCATATATCTTacactgctgatttatttaaatgCACATTGATTCTCCACATTGATCAATTGTTTCCATGCTTTGTAACATAGAATCTGACAGCTCAAATGAGTGAGACAAGTTATCAGCTCTCATGATAACTGACTGACTCAGTCTGACAAACTGCTGCACTTCAGATGATTCTGTTTCATCTCAGCATCAGCAGTTGTCCAGCAGCATCTGTTTTCTGACTCACTGTTTTGTGCCAATCCTCTTACTGATGACTAACCAGACAGATGACGGTGATAGCCTTGGTTGAGGAGGGTTAACTTGGGGAGGCTGGAGAAAAGGCACTCAAGGCTAAGTGCTTCTCTGCTACTGATAAAACACTCCGCTTGTCAAAACAATGGACCCTAAAGGTGTGGAATGAAGGCACATGGCCAGTGAGGAGGGCGTCTAGAAGATGATGTGCAGCAATAGCCTTGAGATATACATGCTGagagatttcatttttaatatctaAAAAGAGCCATTCacttccaaaaaagaaaaaacagataaCCCTCAGGATGTTCCCCAGGGCTTGAGAGGACAGGGAAGCTGGCGGTTGAATCCcgtctttgtttctgttgctaGGGTAGTGTTTGGATAAGGGGGCTTTGAGGTAAAATGCAAGAACATATCGTAACTATTCCCCAGACCCCCTGCCTCCCTGCCTGACTCCGATAACAAGCGAGGTACAAAGGTACGCTCCGAGCAGTGAGAGGCACAGAACGAAACATAAATTTGAGCAAAAACTTGAACTCTGTTGCTGAAtggaaagtaaaacaaatactgTCCTGTACCTTCAAACTGAGCGGGTAGCTGAGGTTAATCATGTTCCAAATGTCATGTTACACGTTTCAAGGATTACATGCTTGAGGAAAGAATGAGGTCACCCCCAAGGTAAAGTAATAGTGCAGATTACCATGAGCAAATTGAATTTGACTCTGATCCAACACATATTGGGTGTCATGCAAGAGACTCTGCCAGTTCTCAGCAGAGTTGCCACTAATTTGAGCATGCAGCAAAAAACCACCCTGCGAAGTGTCCGCTTCTTTATGGCAACTGACAAATTAGATGCTCTGTAGCTGTGTTCTAAACTCCTgctgtggatgatgatgatgatgtgattatGAAGCATTCAGCAGAAAGTAGGACATTGGGAATGAATTGGGTCAGTAGATAGTAGACGTCTTATAGGTGCCGCTCAGAGAAGGAGCAGCAACCCAGAGGGTctagctctgtctgtctgccaccACCACTCACTCTCCCTGCATGTATGGCAGCTCACTCTAATGAGGTGACGAAGAATGTGAGGAATGCCATACTCACGGTGAAATGAGAGGGGCTGGGGAGCGAGACATCGGCCCGTCTGACCTAAGCTGCCCACCTTCTAATTAATATGTGCTGAGAATGACCAAAATGGGCCGGAGACACACTGGCCCACCACTGCACCTGCCTATCACACATGATTTAACATCAAGTGAAATCCACAAGGAGGAGTGTAAACAGACTTACCACCTGAAGacagtaaaaccaaaacatttcgGTGTGAAGCAGACTTTACGGAGAGGAGCTGCCAATCAAATCACGATGAGTGGTATTCGTTGTATTTCCATCCTCTACCCCTAGGCCCTGAGAAGACTTTCCGTGAGCTTCTGGTCAAAGTTTTGGAACACCTAAATATTTTCAGCAGTCATTTAAATTTACATCATCTCTGTTTTTAGATAAATTAAagcacaaaacaatgaaaatttttaaaatgctaaaaaaaaaaaattgaaaacaggTTTTCATGGAACATTCTCGTTCAAATAAATTTAACCTAAATGTTTGACTCATCAGCTAAACTCACGCATCGTATTCTTCCACCAGTGAATAAATCTCATATTATTGCAAGGCATTTGCTTCAGTCATCATCTCAGTTCAGTACAAAGCGGCTCCATGAGGTTTAACACTGTGCTACTTCCTGCAGCACATTATTGTccataaaaacctttttaaaaggtttcagtttttgttctttaatttaaaaaaaaacttctgcaGTTTATAACTTATCTTTGTAACATTTAAGGGTTCATGAAATCTTAAAGTAGGGATGTTTTAAAACTGGTTGTGTGTATGACACTTCACAACAGCCGTTAATCACTGCAGCTATTGGTTGGTCAATAGCAGCTTGTTAAAGTGAACTGATGTTGGGACAATAATGAGCTTCAGAGGCTGTTTACAGTGCAGTCTGAGGAGGACGCAGCTTTCTGTTGTTCCCTCTGGCAGACGGAGGATGGGTTAATAACAGGCTGTCTGTGCAGAGGCAGATGGGACTCTCCATGGTCCCTGGGAGACAGGGCCCAGCAAGCgttgtttttttgaaaacatgcattaacggaaaaacattcacagacacgcacatgccgcatacgcacacacacaaacacacgcttcaTCACAAGCTGCAAACATTTTCCCCTAAGCTTTGAAGTGTAGCGAAGCCTAGAGCAGCAGATTCTGGGCTAACAACGACCAACATGGGACCCCTCAGCAGCAGGGGCAAATCACACAGGATTTCTTGGAGACAGAGCTCGCGTTCCAGAGGCAGAAACCGCAGGAGCCACAGGCCTAATACAGTCATCAGCACATTACAGGGGACAGAAATTACTCTTATTTGTGATTTCTATATCGCCTGTTCTATGAAGTAATGTCAATTTCATATAATGATCTTTGGCATCATAGCAAAAATTTAGGACATTACAGTGTCTGCATCAATTTGCCTTTGCCAAAGTGACATCAAGTAGTAAGGCTTTGTTAGCAGCAGTAGTACCATCAAAGATTTCTTACTGTGCTTACAGAGGCCAGCTCCACTACTataagtttttaatttttttttttcccataacaAGTTAAGTACTTACTACATTTAAGTATTTAAATGCAGTTCTAAAAAAATCCATGAAAGAATCAGACCATTCATTCTTCTGGCCAGGTAAACTATACTTAAAGAGAGGCTGACACTCCTGAAAAAGCCCCTTtaatgcatgttttcttttcagttagAAAGTGTTTACTCATCCTATTCTAGACAGTTAAAGACAGAAGGGTTGAATGTGCCAGGGGCCACGTTCTTGGAGAGCGCCACATTTCTCTTCTCCATGCTCCAACCTAATGTGCTGGCAGAATGCCCGGAttaacaagacaaaaacatttctgctctctTCCAAATTTTGTGCTGAACAATTGAATATAGATTATCATTCACACAGACATAAGGTGAATGTGTGAGGGAAGCCCTCATAAAATTGCCAATCCTTATGCAGCTCTTCAAAACCAAGTCAATATAGGGCTCTCTATAATGCTTTCTGATTAGGCAGGTCCCCCCTGACTCCGGGGAGGTGTTACACAGGACCCCTCTGTAATCCGATATACAGCAGCTTTCAATTAAGGTGCCCCGGGAGTTCAAGGCCTTGTTATCCTTATGCAGGAGTTATATTCTCCTCAGCACTGAGTGGCATCCCTTCCTCTTCTAATAACACCACTTCGTCTTCAAAAACTCTTATTTCTAGTGCTCTAGCGCTCAGTTATGGAGAAGACAATGTCAGACAGAATGTAAGAGTAACTATTCTAAAACTGGAATATATCTATTTTAACTCTGAGATCAATCATGACAATGTTGGATAACATCCCGAATTCAATAAAGAAAGTTTTTCATCAAGTCAAAACAGACATGGACAGGCTCAAAGTCAACACCTCCTTTATGAAAAATGCCTGTCTGTGTCTTAATGCAACTTATTTCCCTCTTTTGGCAAGGGCTGTGATAGGACTGATGCAAGGCAATCAATATTTAAAGCTGTTCTATGTACAACATCATCAGGTAGTGCCTCCAACTTTCCATAAGCAAAAGATGTCCAGGCCTGCAGAAGGACGCAGATAGgagtgtttctctgtgtcagGGACAAGCAGTGGCAGTCTCCCAAAGAGAACCAGAGCCAGCACACCAAACTAGGATAAACACACTCCCCTGACAGCAATGTAACTGACTAAAGAGATCAGCTCATCAttacacaaaagaaatatttttcttagGGCCAGTGAGGGGATTAGTTACTTTCAAACAGCATGTACTTTATGCATTTGATAGTGGAAAGTCAGGATTAAGCGCCGATGAGTTAAATGAATTATATCAACTGGGCCAAAGTGGTGTGTGCTCATGCCAATAGAGATAAGTCGATTTATCTCTATTGGCATGAGCACACAGACTGTGTAGACTCTGAGATTCTTGATTTATGTATGATCCATGAATATGCACATTTCCTGTCATGGAAAATCACAGCAGCCACTGAGGCACTGTGAAGGGCAAGTCGGCCATTTCCTTTCAGATCTAATCTTTTTCGATATCCCATATTTTGGGAAGCTTTAATGACCTCCAGTCCTGCTCAGGTTGATGTCTATACACAGGATGTGTGTGCCTGCCTGCTCCTGGAAGGTAATGAAGGATAAGACTAGTGTATCCTGACAGACTTCTTCTGGTCTCCATCAGCATAGCTGTGAAGGACCCCATTGATGTCCTGTCAAAGTGCATACAGTCCAATACAGAAAGCTTTGAATTATGGGTAGCACTGAATGCCCTGACAATCTTCTGCTTAACAATGGCAGAAGTAAGTCAGCTAcgaatttatttatttatttattgtcatgttctccattttgttttaaCCCAACTCAGGCTTTGGTGAACTGGATACACACTCATGGAGACCCCTTCAATGGTCCTGCTGGGGCTCCTTGTTTATGGACTAGCCTGTGGTGTCCAGCAGACTCAGGGGAGTCCATCAGATGGCAGCCAAGGTAGGGACAGGACTCAAGAATTTGCAAGCAGTGAAGATGGTTTAGAGAGAGAGTTTCTCTATGCTGGAAGGAGCAAGCGTGCTCCAGCTGACCAACAGCAAGATAAGTGCTCCTACACGTTCATCGTGCCTCAGCAAAAAGTGACTGGAGCCATCTGTGTCAACTCCAAGGAGCCGGAGGCCATGCTGGAGAATCGGGTCAACAAACAGGAGTTGGAGCTGCTAAACGTGGAgttacagaaacaaaagaggCAGATTGAGACCCTGCAGCAATTGGTCGAGGTTGACGGAGGTATTGTCAATGAGGTCAAGcttctgaggaaggagagccgAAACATGAACTCCAGAGTCACTCAGCTGTACATGCAGCTGCTCCATGAGATCATCAGGAAGAGAGACAATGCACTAGAACTGGCTCAGATGGAGAACAGGATCCTGAACCAAACGTCTGAAATGCAACAGCTCACCAGTCGTTACAAAGACCTCGAGCACAAGTACCAGCACTTGGCTTCTTTGGCAACCAACCAATCAGCTCTCATCGCCCTGTTAGAGGAACAGTGCCAGAGTCGGCCTCCCCCTCGTCATGTACCCGTCCCACAGCCACGTCCCCAGCCACCCCCGCCATCACCACCTCTTAGCAGGCCCTACCAGCCACCTGTCCTTCCACGAATCAACAACCCAATCAGCAACGAGATCCAGAGCGACCAAAAGTCCCTACCACCTGTTCTTCCAACAATGCCCGCTGGCACACACAGCCCCTCCACCACTGACAAACCCTCTGGTGAGTCTAACAGAGTCTGATgggggcttttatttttatgcattcTCACCAAATGCACCAGTTGCCATCACAATGGGCACAAACAAAGGCCTGTGTGTCTGAGCTATCATGAACCTTTTAATCATTAATCACAAGACAACACCAAGCACCCATTCTTCCAGTCATAGCCAATTTAAATAAATCCCACGTCTTCCCAAAGCAAAGGGCCCTCAGTGAGAACACAAATCTTGTTGTCTACTGCCTTTTCAGATGCATATCATGTAATTTCCACAATTCAACccacatataaacacaaaggATATTAGGAGGGCAAATGCATGTGCCTAAATAAATGGCTGGGCTGTTTAACACATGGTAGTGGAAGATAAAAGTTTAGAATTGATGTAAAGGGTGTTTTGTGGTATCAGTTGCAGTGAATGGTCCATTGATTTTCCATTCATCATAGTACCAGTTTTAAAATagtggaaaaagaacaaactaTTACCAGCATTACTACTGGGAGCCTTTTTCCAGTGACATGTCGCGCTACTGCTTGCATATTCACCAGGCTGCATGTGAACGGTAGCCTTTGTATGGGATATTTGAAAGGAGGCAAGTAATTTCCTGCCCACGGCCATGCAACTAACACCCCAAAAAGTTATATAAAACCCTTGACACGAACAGTGTTCCACACAATGCAGGAatagagagatgaagagagagaccTGGAAAcgcaacagagagaaacagagggatgGAGTCTAtgaaaagggggaggggggtaaaGTAGGAACAGAACAAGATAccaggagatgatgatgatgatgtcatttgtTCCAGCAGGCAAGAATCAGTCAAATGTTCCACCAGAGCAGCAGACTTTATCAGGCAGAACTGTGCAAGGCAGGGCAGGGCAGGGCAGGGCAGGGCAGGACATGGAAGCTCTCTGGATTGCCTCTCCTAAACAGAGGCATTCCTGAAAGTAAACGGATAGAAGAGAATGGGCCAATAGTCAGGTATCACCCGCAGTTATTTCATCAAAAGCAACTTTTTTATTGAGACCTCTCACTAGTGAAAAACAGCTCTGTCAGCTGAGCATGGacagagaaatataaataacagaTGAATGAGGCACTTTGTTCCTGCTTCCATAAACCTCCTGCCATGATATGTCTCACAAATTGCTGATGCCCCTTTTTCCTTGTGCCTAACCCTTTGTGTGAACTGTGAACTGAGTtgtatttaaatactttgtaaTCCAGACCAGTTGGAAAACCACACAAGTGTGAAATCTTGAGAACTTAACCACTTTCACAGCCAGTTAAAGTGGAGGAGCCAGCTGCCCCATTAGTATTTTTCCATGTCTATTGGCTTTGGAATTTGAGGTTAAATCATAATGGCACATGGGCAAATTAGGTTTCACTGATTCGCACCAAGACATCTAGTATCCTGACTAAGCACAAAATTAACTCTCTGATTCAGGGCTCATGCTTCACAATTACCATCAAAATGATTCCTCTTAGACCACCTGTTGTATGTGTTACTTCACACAACTGGCTGTAATATTGGAAATGAATTTCAACAGAGTCACTGGCAGAGAAGTTCAGCTCAGGACAAAGATTAAGTCATTATTAAATTTAATCATGGAAATCCTCTCTTcgacacatgatgtgaagtcTTAAAAATAATGTGTCTGGATAATTTTAAATAGAAAACCTGACGCAAAAGACAGTAAAGTAATAACCTTGCACTGTAAAGCATCACAGATGAAGGAGACTTTTTGCTCCCGTTTCATCATTCAGTAGTCAGGATTCCCTTTACCATCATGCCAGTGTTTCTTTTGGCTGCTAAGTCGCCAGCCATTTCCCTTATGAGAGGAGCAGCCAAAGTCAATTCTACTGTTAAAATGAAAGCCTCTGCTGAAAAATGGGATTCCCTATGACAAAGCATAACAACTCTTTGTGGCACAAGGGCTTTTTCTCCACTTCCCCTTTCTTGGTTTTTGAGATACATTATAGCTGACTGGATTTTACATACACATTGTGTCATTATCTCTTTTAAGGTCCCTTTAGAGACTGCCTGCAGGCTCTTGAAGACGGCCACACTGCCAGCGGCATGTACCTCGTGAAGCCAGAGAATGCCAACCGGCTTATGCAGGTGTGGTGTGACCAGAGACATGACCCAGGTGGCTGGACTGTGATCCAGAGGAGGGTGGACGGCTCCGTCAACTTTTTCAGGAACTGGGAGACGTACAAGGTGAGACAACTTCACACCAAATCAAGGACCTCATAGTTTGGAGGGAAGCTGGTGGCATATGTAGGCTGTGTTGACACTAACCAGATGTGAACCTATAATGAATAGGCAATTGTTAAGCCTGCTAAATGTCTGATGCAGCACCAGCCTCAGTCAGTGCCACAGCCTCCAGAGCCTTATGACTCATTAATTCCAGCAACATCAATTACTGTTTGTAAAATGACttcacaccaaaataaaaatttggaaATATGGGACTTAAGATGGCACATTTCATGAAAACTACCACTCCGATAAAGCTGGCTGTGGTGAACACTATTTTTAAAAGGGTATCTAATTGTCTTTATGTGTTGAGAGGGAACCCCCTCTCACAGGGAAAAGCAGTTCACTGGTAAACATCTGTTTGCAGGCCGACCATTCTCAAACGCCCTGATTACATCTTAGCTACAGGCAACAATGGATTTATTTCCATGAGTTTTAAAAAAACCCTTTAAACCCTCTTGAGATCTTAAATTGCATTTGTAAACTCGTCAGAAGGGGTGTTTCAATGATTCAAAGCATGTGCAGGCTCAGGGATAccacaaagcaacaaacattATGACTAAAACCAGAACAATGCAGTAAGATGCATCCGGTCCGTCGGATAGGCACTCGATCCTGCTGCGTtttcaataacaaaataatagtGGAAATCTGGACACCCAATGCAAGTTATAAACCTGACTCATAAGCTCCATTTATAATAATGTTCCTTGACAATAAACAACCTCATGGAGGAGCTAAACTCATAATGATATCCAGAGCACAGGCAATGACCCTGAATCAACCCCCAGTCCTGCACAATAACTGAGCATtcacaaacaatttttttagtCGCTTTGATAATGTTTTTCTTACCACTGCCCTTCGCAGCAAGGTTTTGGCAATATTGATGGCGAGTACTGGCTGGGTCTGGAGAACATCTATTGGCTGACTAACCAGGGCAACTATAAACTGCTGGTCACGCTGGAGGACTGGTCTGGCAGAAAGGTGTTTGCAGAGTACGCCAGCTTCAGAGTGGAGCCCGAAGCCGACTTCTACAAACTAAGGGTGGGCCGCTACCATGGAAACGCTGGAGACTCCCTGACCTGGCACAACGGCAAACAGTTCACAACACTGGACAGAGACCATGATGCGTatactggtaaaaaaaaaaacctcaaagacatgaaatttgaaatttcatAAATCTTCCATTTTTATGGCATCattgttttttctccctccaaTCTTTCTAGGCAACTGTGCCCACTACCAGAAGGGCGGTTGGTGGTACAACTCTTGTGCCCATTCAAACTTGAATGGTGTTTGGTACAGAGGAGGACACTACCGCAGCCGCTACCAAGATGGAGTCTACTGGGCTGAGTTCAGAGGAGGCGCCTATTCTCTCAAGAAAGTGGTCATGATGATCCGTCCAAACCCAAACACCTTCCACTGAGTATCCAGAGAACACACCCTGAACTGTATCTCTTACTAAAACCATTACAGCTCCTAGCATCCATGCAAACTtcaccttttttgtttcatgaagTGGGACCAGACCAAAAAAGATGGCAAAGAGTAAAATTATGTTGAAAGTGCAATATCCAAACATCCAACATCCATCATGGTGGGTGTCATCTGGCAATTTATACAAATGTATCCACTGTTGACCATTTAGCCTTTTACACACAGCTCAGTAAAGACTTGCTCGTTGCTCAGGAGTTGTTTTGAATACACTGCCTCCAATACAATAAACACCTGCCAAGATGACAGTGTGATGTGATCTGTGTTAGCCTAATTGGACAGGAAAAAACTGATTACAGTAATACCAGTTAAGCTTTGATATGGTCcctgcaatatatatatatttagtatgtatgtaagtttttttttttcttttacagttacAAGCAAATGGAGATTGACACAGGAAATATATCCAGTgacttttaatttcattttaaaaacatcctTCAAATGTACAACTTATAGGAACAGTAACTTTTATAGCATAATTCGGGGTTGATTTGCGTGCCAGTTGAGTCAATtacaataaaatgtattgtaaaaaatatgtttataatttttttttctaaaaaacaaaaaaaactcttgaTACCAATAACTAAAGTTATAACATCAATTTCTGGAACAAAAATCAACTCACTACTAAAATTTGAAGAGGTACATGCTCTtcaaatttctgcttttttaaaatacttGTTTTGAAATCTTGAGTTGCTTCAACAGGTATCCGCTTGTATGAACCAAGCGttgtatttactgtataaatTTAGTGGTTTGTTGATGTCAATAGATCCAACACACTGCGTTTGTACATAAGATATTTGTAATATAATGTATGAAATCATGTACCTAAAAAGTTGCAATAAACCATGTACAGcttatgtttcctttttttgtggcTCTCATTGTAAAGAATAAGTAAAGCTGACAAAAGCCATAACAGCTTCCAGCTGAGTAACATTTTTCCAtcttgcaaatgaaaaaaggacGATATTGATTATGCTTCAAACATATGTTTCTCTCTCAGTACTGCCCtataactgaaatgaaattactCACCCAATGACACTTAATGATAGAAGTCATCACCTTTCACATAATTTAATTCACGTTCATGTCTTTTTCCAGATTATATCTTAGAGATAATTCTGAAAAGTGACTAAGAGCTTTGATGGCAGTCTGTGACTCTGATGCAGTTAACAAGCACACATTATGGCTTCTATAAAATATTGCAAGTGTATTGCACATTACAATACAATCGTTCTACAATTATTAATCTTCTAATTAATTTCAACTTGGGATTCCATACTCCTGTATGGGAGAAAGGGTTCCATAAAACACATCTCAAACACTATGAACAATCGACACGACCAAGCATGGTGTTTGGGGATAGAGTCAACACACCAAGGCTGTTAAACTAATGCATCCAACAGTCACTTTCACTGACAGCAGAAACCACCTTGACTTCACAGTGTGACACAGTGTCCAAAGACAGCtggaaaatgcagcaaaaatgaCTTAACACTGCAATGAACCAAGCGCCATTAACGTCATAGTTTGCGACCAGACTTGAACTGAAGACGGTTTAGACAGTTTACGGCGCATTCAGAATAAATTTAGCATGAATTTCTGTGATGGACAACTTTGAAGACAATGTGAGGTTGTCTAAAGAGGCCAATTATCAGCAGAGGAGAACATGTGCTATTTAAATTCCCTGTTTCTTAATAAAACCTAACATAGCATGTTAGCATTTTGTTCTGCCAAAATGAAGATGGATGCTCATGTAATTCAAGCCAAAACACTTGTCCTGCATTAAAACGACAAACACTGGCTGGTGAAGCTGATTCATAAGTCAAAAGCCAAAttgcttgctctctctctcacaaagaCTTTGGATGGGACAGAGGAAGACATTCATCACAGTGAGTGTCACTTGTCAGCTGTGCTTCGATAAAGATGGATGGAAGAGCCAATTGCTCTTTGTAACCAATCCTTCTGGGACCCAAGATAGTTGAAAATTTTTTTACAGCAATTACATCTTAAAACCAGTGTAAGTCTGTTTTGTCAATTAACCTGACTGTGCTTAAACGGAGAACGAAGTTTCATCGTCTCCATAAACAGAGACGACAGACTCTTTGGATGCTGTGTTCGTCTGAGGACTCACCACGATGGAAAACCTACAGTAAGGGTGGCCTCTGTAGCCCCCACTCTTCAACCAACATGGAAAACCATGAGCTGACACAGTGCACACTCAGCAAAAAGAGAACCGCACTTCCTGAGCGTTCAAACCTGAACCTCCAAAATTGGCatatattgttgtttcacaTCTGCAAAAGTCTATGTCCTTGTAATTTTAATAGAACCATTTTAAACTTTCCTGTGGTCCCAGGAAGACAATTCACTCCACCTTTTGAATAAGAGTAGACCACTGCAAAAACCTTTCACTAAGGGGCTTTGGCCACTCACATATCACTAAGAGATAATGCAGACACAATCACCAGAAATGCTGCATGatttagaaaacattttcacttaaaaaaatatgtccCCATGTGTAACTACTATAACATCTATGTAAACATCATTTAGATTGAATGCTTCAAATGAAGATGATGGTACTTCAGGATACGTTACATTTTGGGCTTCTAGCAGACTAAATGGATGGTAGGGGAGGGGAGGCGACTTTTCCACTGTATCCGTTTTCCCACTTTCCAGTGGTTGTAAATCACAGCCATACTGCAATCAGCTTGTGCAAGGAGCCAGTTCAACTTCAAACTGgaattaaataatataataatcagGTGGGATTATATCACAATAACCTACTTTTAAAAGGAGTCCTTCTCCTTGTACTTCATCTTTCTGCCATAACTCACCACAGGCTGTCAAGATACACTGATGTTACACAGCTATGCTATCATTTAAGTGTCTGGACCACTTCTTGGTCTGTCACATATCTGAAATTGAGCATGACACAGGAGGTGCCACAACAGCGGCCTGATGACAATCTGTCACTGCCATGCTCACACTGCAACTCAGCCAAAGCATAATTCTTAACACTCTGGAATAGGAAATCTGAGATCTGACAAAATGCAATGCAGTAAAAGGTAATCAACATCTTTTTCCAAGTCATTTAGTTAAACCACTGCTGCTTTAAAATTATTGTGTTGCATATGGTTGTTATTAAGAAATCCTTCAAAATAGAAACACATAATAATGTGGTGAAGTCTCTCTTTGGGTCACGTCATTGTTTATTACTTACGTAGTGGGACcattgaatttgttttgtttttttttaccattttccaCAAGCTCAGCATCTAAGCTGATTTCCAACTGTAGAGATGTGCAGATTTACTTATGGCTTTACAGCCACATGCCATGACCAGTGTTTCATGTTAATCCAAAACGTCTGTGAGTTCTCTGCAGGGAACTTCCAGGAAATCCCTTATGGATGGACAAGAGGAATTTTCCTTAACATAatggaaattttattttgtcaggtACTACTGTGGCTTTTCCAGTGTTGCAGCATATGATTGCTTCAAGAAAGCCTCGGTTAGAGTGATCTCTTTAGTGTTGAACCAATACAAGTCGTCTACAGTCACTGCAGTGCATTGTATATTTGTGAAGTGGACATTGATATTCCAATTACACTTTTTTTCAAGTGCAGGTTGTGACCTTTCGAACGCTGCTTACTCTGGATTTCCATCTGTTTATTAATAATTGCTCACAGGTGTGAGACACAAAGACGCACATGCAAACTTCCATGTTATCTGGAACTAGTTTATAAAACCATTAGAAAGGCTATTTTAGGCAGTGAAGTCAATTTTCGGTTGCAACTGTAGAGGTTTACACAACTAAACCATCAAACACCAAACCAAGGCGATACTGACTGCACGGAAGCATTTTGTTTCAATTTGTACACCGT
The nucleotide sequence above comes from Echeneis naucrates chromosome 9, fEcheNa1.1, whole genome shotgun sequence. Encoded proteins:
- the angptl2b gene encoding angiopoietin-related protein 2b, yielding METPSMVLLGLLVYGLACGVQQTQGSPSDGSQGRDRTQEFASSEDGLEREFLYAGRSKRAPADQQQDKCSYTFIVPQQKVTGAICVNSKEPEAMLENRVNKQELELLNVELQKQKRQIETLQQLVEVDGGIVNEVKLLRKESRNMNSRVTQLYMQLLHEIIRKRDNALELAQMENRILNQTSEMQQLTSRYKDLEHKYQHLASLATNQSALIALLEEQCQSRPPPRHVPVPQPRPQPPPPSPPLSRPYQPPVLPRINNPISNEIQSDQKSLPPVLPTMPAGTHSPSTTDKPSGPFRDCLQALEDGHTASGMYLVKPENANRLMQVWCDQRHDPGGWTVIQRRVDGSVNFFRNWETYKQGFGNIDGEYWLGLENIYWLTNQGNYKLLVTLEDWSGRKVFAEYASFRVEPEADFYKLRVGRYHGNAGDSLTWHNGKQFTTLDRDHDAYTGNCAHYQKGGWWYNSCAHSNLNGVWYRGGHYRSRYQDGVYWAEFRGGAYSLKKVVMMIRPNPNTFH